A portion of the Juglans microcarpa x Juglans regia isolate MS1-56 chromosome 1D, Jm3101_v1.0, whole genome shotgun sequence genome contains these proteins:
- the LOC121243095 gene encoding RPM1-interacting protein 4-like isoform X4 — translation MAARNGGKGSGVSSSSWERKGSSQGSSHSLAPSTPGRSQPRSVARGNESPDHSAAIPKFGEWDESNPVSAVGYTEIFNIMQQEKQVEAGKVPVVASENSHSNGYKQPDNKNSKSRCCFPWASK, via the exons ATGGCA GCAAGGAATGGAGGCAAAGGCAGTGGAGTGTCTTCTTCCTCATGGGAAAGGAAGGGTTCATCTCAAGGTAGTAGCCATAGCTTAGCTCCATCGACTCCAGGAAGGTCTCAACCAAGATCAGTTGCTCGGGGCAATGAAAGT CCTGATCACAGTGCTGCTATTCCAAAATTTGGTGAGTGGGATGAGAGCAACCCTGTGTCAGCTGTAGGTTACACTGAGATTTTCAACATAATGCAACAAGAGAAGCAAGTTGAGGCTGGAAAGGTACCAGTTGTGGCAAGTGAAAACTCTCATTCAAATGGCTACAAGCAACCTGATAATAAAAATTCCAAG AGCCGTTGCTGCTTTCCATGGGCGAGcaaatga
- the LOC121243095 gene encoding RPM1-interacting protein 4-like isoform X3, which yields MALEKNGIVKFGLGIQARNGGKGSGVSSSSWERKGSSQGSSHSLAPSTPGRSQPRSVARGNESPDHSAAIPKFGEWDESNPVSAVGYTEIFNIMQQEKQVEAGKVPVVASENSHSNGYKQPDNKNSKRLT from the exons ATGGCA TTAGAGAAAAATGGCATCGTAAAGTTTGGTTTAGGAATTCAG GCAAGGAATGGAGGCAAAGGCAGTGGAGTGTCTTCTTCCTCATGGGAAAGGAAGGGTTCATCTCAAGGTAGTAGCCATAGCTTAGCTCCATCGACTCCAGGAAGGTCTCAACCAAGATCAGTTGCTCGGGGCAATGAAAGT CCTGATCACAGTGCTGCTATTCCAAAATTTGGTGAGTGGGATGAGAGCAACCCTGTGTCAGCTGTAGGTTACACTGAGATTTTCAACATAATGCAACAAGAGAAGCAAGTTGAGGCTGGAAAGGTACCAGTTGTGGCAAGTGAAAACTCTCATTCAAATGGCTACAAGCAACCTGATAATAAAAATTCCAAG AGACTGACATAA
- the LOC121243095 gene encoding RPM1-interacting protein 4-like isoform X1 has product MALEKNGIVKFGLGIQARNGGKGSGVSSSSWERKGSSQGSSHSLAPSTPGRSQPRSVARGNESPDHSAAIPKFGEWDESNPVSAVGYTEIFNIMQQEKQVEAGKVPVVASENSHSNGYKQPDNKNSKSRCCFPWASK; this is encoded by the exons ATGGCA TTAGAGAAAAATGGCATCGTAAAGTTTGGTTTAGGAATTCAG GCAAGGAATGGAGGCAAAGGCAGTGGAGTGTCTTCTTCCTCATGGGAAAGGAAGGGTTCATCTCAAGGTAGTAGCCATAGCTTAGCTCCATCGACTCCAGGAAGGTCTCAACCAAGATCAGTTGCTCGGGGCAATGAAAGT CCTGATCACAGTGCTGCTATTCCAAAATTTGGTGAGTGGGATGAGAGCAACCCTGTGTCAGCTGTAGGTTACACTGAGATTTTCAACATAATGCAACAAGAGAAGCAAGTTGAGGCTGGAAAGGTACCAGTTGTGGCAAGTGAAAACTCTCATTCAAATGGCTACAAGCAACCTGATAATAAAAATTCCAAG AGCCGTTGCTGCTTTCCATGGGCGAGcaaatga
- the LOC121243095 gene encoding RPM1-interacting protein 4-like isoform X2 → MALGHSPLDHHYQARNGGKGSGVSSSSWERKGSSQGSSHSLAPSTPGRSQPRSVARGNESPDHSAAIPKFGEWDESNPVSAVGYTEIFNIMQQEKQVEAGKVPVVASENSHSNGYKQPDNKNSKSRCCFPWASK, encoded by the exons ATGGCA CTTGGGCACTCACCTCTGGACCATCATTACCAGGCAAGGAATGGAGGCAAAGGCAGTGGAGTGTCTTCTTCCTCATGGGAAAGGAAGGGTTCATCTCAAGGTAGTAGCCATAGCTTAGCTCCATCGACTCCAGGAAGGTCTCAACCAAGATCAGTTGCTCGGGGCAATGAAAGT CCTGATCACAGTGCTGCTATTCCAAAATTTGGTGAGTGGGATGAGAGCAACCCTGTGTCAGCTGTAGGTTACACTGAGATTTTCAACATAATGCAACAAGAGAAGCAAGTTGAGGCTGGAAAGGTACCAGTTGTGGCAAGTGAAAACTCTCATTCAAATGGCTACAAGCAACCTGATAATAAAAATTCCAAG AGCCGTTGCTGCTTTCCATGGGCGAGcaaatga